DNA from Actinoplanes sp. SE50/110:
GGCGGACGGGCTGACCGTGCGTGGCACCGGCACGCTGCACGGGATCACCGCCGACCTGTCCGAGGTGGCCGAGATGACCCCGGTGCTGTCCGCCCTCGCGGTGCTCGCCGACGGGCCGTCCGAGCTGCGCGGCGTCGAGCACATCCGGGGCCACGAGACCGACCGGATCGCGGCGCTCGCCACCGAGCTGGGCCGGGTCGGCGCCGGGGTGACCGAGTTCCCGGACGGGCTGCGGATCGAGCCGCGGCCGCTGCACGGGGCCTCGTTCGAGACCTACGCCGACCACCGGATGGCGCACGCCGCCGCGGTGATCGGACTCTCCGTCCCGGGCGTTCAGCTCACCGACGTAGGTTGTACGTCGAAGACGTTGCCCGAGTTCCCGGAACTCTGGGCGGGACTCACGACAGGGAGTTAGTTCTGCCAGGGCGTAAGCGGGAGTACGACGAGGACGACGTGCGGGTGCGGCCGGGGCGGTCGTCGCGCCCGCGCACCCGGACGCGTCCCAAGCACGACGACGCGGTGGACGCGCTGGTGATCACCGTCGACCGCGGGCGGTACGGGTGTGTCCAGGAGGACACCGGGGCCGACCCCGAGGTGATCACCGCGATGCGGGCCCGCGAGCTGGGCCGCAAGTCGGTGGTGGTGGGCGATCGGGTGGCCCTGGTCGGCGACACCTCCGGCGACGCCGGGTCGCTGGCCCGGATCGTCCGGATCGGCGAGCGCACCTCGGTGCTGCGCCGCACCGCGGACGACGACGACACCACGCCCGAGGGGCGGCTGGAGCGGGTCGTGGTGGCCAACGCCGACCAGCTGGTGATCGTCAGCGCGCTGGCCGACCCGCCACCGCGCACCGGATTCATCGACCGCTGCCTGGTCGCCGCGTACGACGCCGACATCGAGCCGCTGCTCTGCCTGACCAAGGCCGACCTGTCCGGCCCGGAGCAGGTGCTCGACTACTACGCCGAGCTGGACCTGCCGCACGTGCTGGTGCGCCCGGGCAGTGACCTGGCCGAGCTGCGCGAGCGGCTGGCCGGGCGCATCTCGGTGCTGGTCGGGCACTCCGGGGTGGGCAAGTCGACGCTGGTCAACCGCCTGGTGCCGGACGCGTTGCGGGCGGTCGGCGCGGTCAGCGCGGTGGGCAAGGGCCGGCACACCTCGACCAGCGCGGTGGCGCTGCGCCTGCCGGCCGTCGGCAGGTCGCGCAAGGATCCGGGGTGGATCATCGACACCCCGGGCATCCGCAGCTTCGGGCTCGCCCACGTCAGCGCGGAGAGCCTGCTGCACGGCTTCCCCGACCTGGTCGAGGGCACCCTGGAGGACCAGCCGAACTGCGGGCACACCGCCGCCGACACGGACTGCAGGCTCGACGCGTGGGTCGGCGAGGGGCGCGCGGACCGGCGGCGGTTAGACTCGTACCGCCGCCTGCTGTCCTCAAGAGCCGGCGATCTGGACTCGCGAGATCACCCGGCCGACGAGTGACCTGGCGCAGACATTGACCACCACGCATCGCGTCCGCTGACGTCGAGCGGCCTCACAACGGCTAGCGAAGCGAGGGCGTTGTCAGGTCGCTCGACGTCAGCGTCGGAGGGCGCGATGCCGCGGAGCCGGAGGCGACGCCATCCACACCGACGACCTCGCTCTTGCCCACACCCTCGCTGACGCGGCCGACTCCATCTCGATGGCCCGATTCCGGGCGCTCGACCTGAAGGTGGAGGCCAAGCCGGATCTGACGCCGGTGTCCGACGCGGACACCGCGGTGGAGAAGGCGATTCGGGCGACCCTGGCCCGGGCCCGGCCGCGGGACAGCGTGCTGGGCGAGGAGTTCGGGCGGTCCGAGGCGGCGGCCGGCCCGGGCACCCGGCACTGGGTGATCGACCCGATCGACGGCACCAAGAACTACGTGCGCGGGGTGCCGATCTGGGCCACCCTGATCGCGCTGATGGAGGGCGACACCCCGGTGGTCGGCCTGGTCTCCGCCCCGGCGCTGGGCCGGCGCTGGTGGGCGGCGCGCGGCCTGGGCGCCTTCGCCGGGAGGCATCAGCACGCCGCGACCCGGATCGGCGTCTCCCAGGTGCGCCGGCTCGCCGACGCCAGCGTCTGTTACGCCAGCCTGAACGGCTGGCAGGCGAACGGCCGGCTGCCGCAGATGCTGGACGTGCTGCTCGGGGTATGGCGCAGCCGGGCGTACGGCGACTTCTACGGCTACATGCTGCTGGCCGAGGGCGCGCTGGACGCGATGGCCGAGCCGGAACTGTCACTGTGGGACATGGCCGCGCTGATCCCGATCATCACCGAGGCTGGTGGCAAGGTCACCGATCTCGACGGACGGGTCTGCTCCGACAAGTCGTCGGTGATCGCCACCAATGGCCTGCTGCACGAAAGCCTGCTCACCGCTCTGACCCCCCGGGGTTGACCATCCTCGCACGGGGTACTTCCCATGCATGCCCGTCGTGGGCAAATGTCCGGATCCGCCGTCGCCGACATGCGCGGCGGAGACGCGCTATGCACAATGGAGCGATCATGCCGAGCGAGGTTCGTCAGCTGGTGGACCGCGGCCAGAGTTATCCCCTGGTCCGGCTGACCGGGGTGCTCGACGCACGGACCTCCGGGTCGGTCCGCTCCACCCTGCTCGACGTGCTCGCCGGTCAGCCGGAGGCGGTCGTGGTCGACGTGACCGGCCTGCAGCCGCCCCGCGAGGAGGCCCTGGACACGCTGCGCGCGCTGCGCGAGGAGACCCGGGACTGGCCGGCCGCGCGGCTCGCGCTCTGCGGCGCGCAGAGCCCGCTGTGGCAGCCGGCCGGCTGGCCGGTCTGGCCCGACCCGGAGAGCGCCTTCGCGGCCCTCGGCACGCCCGGCGCCGGGCTGCGGGTCAGCCTGGACCTGGAACCGGTGAGCGGGGCCGCGCGCCGGGCCCGGGAGCTGATCACCGAGACCTGCCTGCGCTGGTCGCGGGCCGAGCTGGCCGGGGACGCGTGCATCGTGGCCACCGAGATGGTGAACAACGTGGTGGCGCACGTCCGCACCCCGATGCGGGTGCTGCTGGCCCGGCTCGGCGAGACGGTGAGCATCGCGGTCCGGGACGGCTCGCCGGTGCTGCCGGCGTTCACCGGGCCGGTCGCCCCCACCGCGTACGGCGGCCGGGGCCTGCTCCTGATCGATGCGGTGGCGGTCCGCTGGGGCCGGCTGGCGCTGCCTGACGGCAAGGTCGTCTGGGCCCATCTGAACGCGTAACGGATCACGGTATGACCAGCCGACACGCGGGTACATTGCGCACATGCGAGACAACGACTACCCCACCGAAGTGAGCGATCCGGAGGCCTCGGGCCTGCCGGACACCGCCGACGACGACTCCACCGCGTACGACGAGGTGGACAGCGGCCGATGGGCCGACGGCCCGGACCCGGCGGCGCTCGCCGGGGTCGGCCCGGGCGGCTCGAACCGGTTCGGCGACACCGCGGAGGAGGCCCTGCAGGGCGAGGGGCTGGACCGGCGGCTGCGCCAGGAGGAGCCGGACTTCGGCGCCGGGGACACCGGCGGGGCGGACCGCGACCCGATCGACGAGACGGTCGACGACCCCGAGCAGCGCCGGCTGGACCGGGACGTCTGGGGGGAGAGCCCGACCTCGGACCCGGATTCCCCGGTCTCGCTCTACGACGACGGCCAGCTCGACGACGACAGCCCGGGCCGGGTGGGCCGGCTGGTCGCCCCGGACGGCGGGTCCGGCTTCGACGACGAGGCGGACAGCGTGGCGTGGGACGCGGGCGCGGCCGGCGGTGGTGCCAGCGCCGAGGAGCTCGCCATGCACGAGACCCACGAGCTGGACTGACCCCGGTCACTCAGCGTCGATCTTGCCCTTACCGGCCCGGCCCGTGCAGAGTCTGTGCGGACACGAGGTGGGGGTAGGGCGAAGATGGGTCACGGGGTGCGCTGGCTGCGGCCGTTGCTGGCGGCCGTGGTCGCCGCCGGCGGGCTGACCGTGCCCGGGGTCGCGCACGCGTCGACGGTCAGCAGCACCGTGTTCAGCGACGGCTTCGGCGGTGACCGGTTCGCCCCGGTCGACGCGGGCCGGTGGGTGGGCGACACCCGGGACGCCTGGCTGGACGGTGACGGGCACGCCGTGGTCGGCTCGTGGCTGCTGACCGCGGCGACTTTCGGTCAGTCCGGCGGGCACGCATCGGCGCGGATCCGGACCGGCCGGTGGGGCGCCGCCTGGCAGGCGCTCGGGGTGCTGGGGCCGGACGGCGGCGGGATCTCCGGGCAGGCCGAGTCGCTCGGCGACCGGGACACCGCCGACGGGGATTTCCACACCTACGCGATCGACTGGACCCGCACGTCGTTCGTCTGGTCGATCGACGGCGCCCAGGTGCTGCGGCTCACCCCGGACGACGCCGGGCAGCCGTTCCGGCTGGCGCTGAACCTCGGCGGCGGCGGGCGGTACTCGGACGCGATCGTGGTCGACTCGGTGAGCGTGTCGGTGCGGGTGACGCTGAAGCCGGGCTGGAAGCCGTTCACCACCTACCGCATCGGCGATCAGGTGAGTTACCGGGGCGCCAACTACCGGGTGAAGGCGCAGCACACGGCCCTGCCGGGGTGGCAGCCCGGGCTCGTACCGGCGCTCTTCGAAAAAGTTTAAAAGTTTGTTGTTATTCCGGGGTTCCGGAACCCGTCTCCATTGACCCACGACAGTCCATCTCTAAAGACTGTTTGGAGTAACGGCACCCTCTCCCCCCGGAGGCCCCCATGCGCAAGTTACGAATGTTGCTCGGTGCGGCGATAGTCGCCACCACGCTCGCGTCCTCGCTCTACGTCTCGTCCCGCAACGACAATGCGGACGCCGCGGTCGTCTGGAACGAGGACTTCAACGGCGCGGCCGGCACCGGCGTCGACACGTCCCGGTGGAACTTCGACACCGGCGGCAGCGGCTTCGGCAACCAGGAACTGGAGTACTACACCAGCGGAACCGGCAACGTCGCGATGGACGGCCAGGGCCACCTGGTGATCACCGCCCGCAAGGGCAGCGGCGGACACAACGACTGCTGGAACGGCACCTGCCAGTTCACCTCCGGCCGGATCCAGACCGCCGGCAAGTTCACCCAGCAGTACGGGCACGTCGAGGCCCGGATCCAGGTGCCCAACGGCTCCGGCCTGTGGCCCGCCTTCTGGATGCTGGGCGGCAACAACTGGCCGACCGACGGCGAGATCGACATCATGGAGGTCGTCGGCCGCGACCCGAACCGGCTGTTCGGCACCCTGCACGGCCCCGGCTACTCCGGCGGCAGCTCGTACGGCGGCCAGCTTCTCGCCGGCGCGCCGTGGTACCAGGCGTTCCACAACTACGCGGTGGACTGGTCGCCGAACCTGATCGTCTGGACCGTGGACGGCCAGGAGTACTTCCGGGCCACCCCGGACTCGCTGCACGCCGCCAAGGGCAACGTGAACTGGGTCTACGAGCACCCGTTCTTCGTCATCCTCAACCTGGCGGTCGGCGGCAACTTCGGCCAGGGCAACCCGGCCGGGCTGCCGGCCGAGAGCAGGATGCTGATCGACTACGTGCACGTGAGCACCTCGACCACGCCGACCACGCCGCCGGCCACCACCGGCAACGCGCTGAGGAGCAACCTGAACGGCCGCTGCATCGACATCCCCGGGTCCAACCCGGTCGACGGCGCGCGCCTGCAGATGTACGACTGCAACGGCACCGGCGCGCAGAAGTGGACCTTCAACAGTGACGGCACGCTGCGGGCGCTCGGCAAGTGCATGGACCCGGCCGGCGGCGCGCTGACCAACGGCACCCCGATCCAGCTGGTCGCCTGCAACGGCAACCCGGTGCAGCGGTTCACCCTGTCCGGCGCCGGCGACCTGGTCGACGTGTCGGCGAACCGGTGTGTCGACATCAAGGACAACAACCGCGCGAACGGCGCTCAGCTCCAGCTCTGGGACTGCGCCGGCACCGCGAACCAGAAGTGGGTCAAGAGCTGATCTTGTAGCTGTCGCCGTAGACCTTCCAGGTCAGCGGCGTGTCGAGATCGAGGTTGCTGCCTTTCAGGAAGACCCGCTGCGCGGTGTCGACCCGGGTGGTGTCGCTGTGCGCCGCCTCCTGGCGCATCTCGACGTCCCGGGAGTCCAGGAAGGCCTCCAGGTAGCTGATCTCGTCCCCACCCTGAGACGGTGTGCTCCGGGCCCGGACCGCCCGCTCGCGGATGGCCCGCAGCCCGGAGATCCCGTGCATCACCGCCGCGTCGTAGTACGCGAACTGCCCCAGCGCCCGCAGCCCGTCCGACTCGGCGAGGTGCACGGCCGGGGTGAAGTACATCCGGTCCCGGGCGTCCTGCTGGGTCTTCTGGAACACCGGGTCCTTCGCGGCCGCCCGCCAGGCGGCCGGGAAGCCCGGGTCCAGGCCCCGGTGCGAGTCGGTGCCGTCCACCCCGCGCAGCGCCGGCAGATACGGCGCGAGCACGTTCGACGGCTTGCGGCGCACGTAGTCGGCGACCACGGCCAGCATGTCGTCGGTGCCCGAGCAGAAGCCGATGATCCCGCCGGTGTATCCCCGGCCGTCGCCCAGATCCTCCAGGTAGCCGTACTCGCCGCGCCAGTTCAGCGTCGAGTTCTCCGCGCTGGAGACGAGCTGGAACGCGGTCTCCTTCTTGGCGTGGGCGGTCAGCGCGGCCGCGGCCGGCGGCACCCCGGCGCCCGGTGTCGCACCGGACTCGGGCACCCGGGCGTACGGGCCCGGCCCGTACGCCCGCACGTCCCACAACGAATATCCGTTCGGGGTGCCCTGCCGGGTGGCCAGCACCCGCAGGTAGCGCCCGTGCCCGTGCAGGCCGCGCAGGTCGTCGACGCCGCCGTCGCCGGCCTCGGTCCGGTACATGTCGGTCCAGGTCGCCCCGTCGTCGGAGAGTTGCACCCGATAGCCCCGGGCGTACGCCTGCGCCCAGTGCAGCCGGACCCGGGTGACCTCCTGCGCGGCGCCCAGGTCGACCCGCAGCCATTCGGTGCCGTCGGTGGCGCCGCTGGCCCATCGGGTGCCGACGCCCCGGTCCACCCCGGCGGAGGCCAGCCAGGCCACGCTCAGCGTCGACGAGGCGAGGGCCGGGCGGCCGATGCTGAGCAGCACGTCGGCGGAGGCGTTCGCGGCGACCGAGATCGCCGGCGGAATGCTGAGGACGGCCGCGATCCCGCAACCGACTGCCACCGATCGCCTACTCCGCGTCCGCATTCTCCCAAACTAGGCAAGATCCGTCAGCGGCGCTTGCGATTCCGCGAAATCAACACGATCACCAACACGATCGCGGCAATCACGAACAGGCAGCACAGCCCACCACCGAAGAGGAACCCGAAACCGCCTCGGGTCCGGTAGCGGCGGCGGGCCGCCTCGACCGCCACCTCGGACGTCCCGTTGCCGGCCGCCCAGGCGTGCACCGGGATCACCAGGGTCAGCATCGCGCCGGACACCACCGCGGCCAGCCGGGTCCACCACTTCACCATGTGAGCCATGTGCCCCATGCTGGCGGATGGAAGCAACGACCGCACCCGGAGTAACCACCGATCAGCCGGGTACTGACCGGGGACCGACGGGAGGGAAACGCATGGACGCGCGACTCGAGGCGCTGGCCGCGGCACACGGGGTGGCCACCTGGTACGAGAACTACCAGCGCAAGCGGACCGAGGTGGCCCCCGAGTCGGTGATCGGGGTGCTGGGCCTGCTCGGCGTCGACGCGGGCGACCCGGCGGCCGTGCCGGAGGTCACCGCGCCGGAGGTCCCCGGGACCATCGTGCTGCGCGAGGGGCAGAGCCGGGACCTGCCGGCGGCCGCCGAGCTCACCCTGGAGGACGGGACCACGCGCACCGTCGACCGGCTGGCCGGGCTGCCGCTGGGCTGGCACCGGCTCGGCGACCGCACCACCGTCGTGGTGGTCCCGGCCGAGCTGCCGAAGGCGCCGGTCACCTGGGGCTGGATGCTGCAGCTGTACGCGCTGCACTCGGCCGAGTCGTGGGGCATCGGCGACCTGGGCGACCTGCGGGCCTTCGTGTCCCAGTGCGGGGACGCCGGGCTGGTGCTGCTCAACCCGCTGCACGCGATCACGCCGGTGCCGCCGGTGCCGGCCTCGCCGTACTCGCCGTCCAGCCGGCGCTTCGCGAACTCGCTCTACCTGCGGATCGCGGACACCCGGGAGTATCAGCGCGCGGATGTCGACGTACAGAAGCGCATTGATGCCCTTAAACCGGAGACCGGCGAACTGATCGACTACACCGCGGTGTGGACCGCGAAACTCGCCGCCCTGGAACTCCTCTGGCCGCTCGCGGAGCCCGTCGACCTGGACGCCGATCCGGGCCTGACGGATTTCGCCCGCTTCTGCGCACTCGCCGAACAGCACGGCCCGAACTGGCAGACCTGGCCGGAAGAGCTGCGCCACCCCGGCTCCCCCGCGGTGCGGGCCTTCCGCAGCGACCGGATCGCCTTCCACGCCTGGGTCCAGCACCTGGTCGAGGAGCAGCTGGACCGGGCCCGGGAAGCGGCCGCCGGGATGCCGGTCGGCATCGTCCACGACCTGGCCGTCGGCATCGACCCGACCGGCGCCGACGGCTGGCTGCTGCAGGACTCGCTGGCACCCGGCGTCCGGGCCGGCGCGCCGCCGGACGCGTTCAACCAGCTCGGCCAGGACTGGGGGCTGGCCGCCTGGCGCCCGGACCGGCTGATCGCCACCGGCTACGCCGCCTATCGGGACATGCTGCGCCGGATCTTCCGGCACGCCGGCGGGCTGCGCGTCGACCACGTCGCCGGGCTGTGGCGGCTGTGGTGGGTGCCACCGGGCATGGGTCCGGCCGAGGGCACCTACGTGCACTACGACCCGGAGGCGATGCTCGGCATCCTGGCCCTGGAGGCGCAGCGCGCCGGCGCCGTGGTGATCGGTGAGGACCTGGGCACCGTGCTGCCGGAGATGACCGAGACGCTGGAACGGATGAACATGCTCGGCTCGTCCGTGCTGTGGTTCACCCGGGACTGGGACACCGGCGAGTTCCGGCCCGCGGCCGACTACCGGCGCAACGCGCTGGCCAGCATCTCCACCCACGACCTGCCGACCGCCGCCGGGTTCCTGGCCGGCGAGCAGGTGGAGGTCCGCGCCCGGCTGGGGCAGCTGGCCGGCACCGTCGAGCAGGAGTGGGCGACCTGGAAGGCGGACAAGGCCGCGCTGCTGGAGCTGCTGCGCGCCGAGGGCCTGACCGGCACGGACCCGACCAGCGAGGAGGTGGTGCTGGCCATGCACGAGTTCCTGGCCCGCACCCCGTGCCGGCTGGTCACCGCGTCGCTCTACGACGTGCTGCTGGAACGTCGGCAGCCGAACCTGCCGGGAACCTTCGACGAGTACCCCAACTGGCGGATCCCGCTCGGTCCGGACCTGTCCGAGGTGGTGAAGGATCCGATCTTCCGCAAGGTTGCCGGGATTCTGGGTAAGCGGAAGGCCGAGACAGGTCAGAGATTGACGGAAGGGACCACGCCATGAGCTTCCTGGACAAGGCCAAGGAATTCGCCGACCAGCACGACGAGCAGGTCGACCAGGGTCTGGAGAAGGCCGGCGAGCAGATCGACCAGCGGACCGGCGACAAGTACTCCGAGCAGATCGACCGCGGGGTGAACGAGGCGCAGAAGCGGACCGGGGCCGGCGACACCCAGCCCTGAGCGCGACGCGGGCCCGGCTCGGTGAGCCGGGCCCGCTCTGCTCAGATGTTCAGCGGCTCCGGCGGCGGGTCGTCGTCGAGGGCGTACAGCATGGGGTGCAACGGCAGGAACGTGTCCGGCTTGCGGCACGACGCGGGCGGGAGCAGCGACGAGCGGTGCTGCGGGTGCTCCGAGCAGTGCCGCATGGCGCGGCTGACGGCGTCCGGATGGTGCCGGCCGCCGCCGTACTCCCCGCAGCT
Protein-coding regions in this window:
- a CDS encoding anti-anti-sigma factor, with amino-acid sequence MPSEVRQLVDRGQSYPLVRLTGVLDARTSGSVRSTLLDVLAGQPEAVVVDVTGLQPPREEALDTLRALREETRDWPAARLALCGAQSPLWQPAGWPVWPDPESAFAALGTPGAGLRVSLDLEPVSGAARRARELITETCLRWSRAELAGDACIVATEMVNNVVAHVRTPMRVLLARLGETVSIAVRDGSPVLPAFTGPVAPTAYGGRGLLLIDAVAVRWGRLALPDGKVVWAHLNA
- a CDS encoding DUF5709 domain-containing protein, giving the protein MRDNDYPTEVSDPEASGLPDTADDDSTAYDEVDSGRWADGPDPAALAGVGPGGSNRFGDTAEEALQGEGLDRRLRQEEPDFGAGDTGGADRDPIDETVDDPEQRRLDRDVWGESPTSDPDSPVSLYDDGQLDDDSPGRVGRLVAPDGGSGFDDEADSVAWDAGAAGGGASAEELAMHETHELD
- the rsgA gene encoding ribosome small subunit-dependent GTPase A; this encodes MRPGRSSRPRTRTRPKHDDAVDALVITVDRGRYGCVQEDTGADPEVITAMRARELGRKSVVVGDRVALVGDTSGDAGSLARIVRIGERTSVLRRTADDDDTTPEGRLERVVVANADQLVIVSALADPPPRTGFIDRCLVAAYDADIEPLLCLTKADLSGPEQVLDYYAELDLPHVLVRPGSDLAELRERLAGRISVLVGHSGVGKSTLVNRLVPDALRAVGAVSAVGKGRHTSTSAVALRLPAVGRSRKDPGWIIDTPGIRSFGLAHVSAESLLHGFPDLVEGTLEDQPNCGHTAADTDCRLDAWVGEGRADRRRLDSYRRLLSSRAGDLDSRDHPADE
- a CDS encoding carbohydrate-binding protein produces the protein MGHGVRWLRPLLAAVVAAGGLTVPGVAHASTVSSTVFSDGFGGDRFAPVDAGRWVGDTRDAWLDGDGHAVVGSWLLTAATFGQSGGHASARIRTGRWGAAWQALGVLGPDGGGISGQAESLGDRDTADGDFHTYAIDWTRTSFVWSIDGAQVLRLTPDDAGQPFRLALNLGGGGRYSDAIVVDSVSVSVRVTLKPGWKPFTTYRIGDQVSYRGANYRVKAQHTALPGWQPGLVPALFEKV
- a CDS encoding chitosanase gives rise to the protein MAVGCGIAAVLSIPPAISVAANASADVLLSIGRPALASSTLSVAWLASAGVDRGVGTRWASGATDGTEWLRVDLGAAQEVTRVRLHWAQAYARGYRVQLSDDGATWTDMYRTEAGDGGVDDLRGLHGHGRYLRVLATRQGTPNGYSLWDVRAYGPGPYARVPESGATPGAGVPPAAAALTAHAKKETAFQLVSSAENSTLNWRGEYGYLEDLGDGRGYTGGIIGFCSGTDDMLAVVADYVRRKPSNVLAPYLPALRGVDGTDSHRGLDPGFPAAWRAAAKDPVFQKTQQDARDRMYFTPAVHLAESDGLRALGQFAYYDAAVMHGISGLRAIRERAVRARSTPSQGGDEISYLEAFLDSRDVEMRQEAAHSDTTRVDTAQRVFLKGSNLDLDTPLTWKVYGDSYKISS
- the malQ gene encoding 4-alpha-glucanotransferase; translation: MDARLEALAAAHGVATWYENYQRKRTEVAPESVIGVLGLLGVDAGDPAAVPEVTAPEVPGTIVLREGQSRDLPAAAELTLEDGTTRTVDRLAGLPLGWHRLGDRTTVVVVPAELPKAPVTWGWMLQLYALHSAESWGIGDLGDLRAFVSQCGDAGLVLLNPLHAITPVPPVPASPYSPSSRRFANSLYLRIADTREYQRADVDVQKRIDALKPETGELIDYTAVWTAKLAALELLWPLAEPVDLDADPGLTDFARFCALAEQHGPNWQTWPEELRHPGSPAVRAFRSDRIAFHAWVQHLVEEQLDRAREAAAGMPVGIVHDLAVGIDPTGADGWLLQDSLAPGVRAGAPPDAFNQLGQDWGLAAWRPDRLIATGYAAYRDMLRRIFRHAGGLRVDHVAGLWRLWWVPPGMGPAEGTYVHYDPEAMLGILALEAQRAGAVVIGEDLGTVLPEMTETLERMNMLGSSVLWFTRDWDTGEFRPAADYRRNALASISTHDLPTAAGFLAGEQVEVRARLGQLAGTVEQEWATWKADKAALLELLRAEGLTGTDPTSEEVVLAMHEFLARTPCRLVTASLYDVLLERRQPNLPGTFDEYPNWRIPLGPDLSEVVKDPIFRKVAGILGKRKAETGQRLTEGTTP
- a CDS encoding inositol monophosphatase family protein, with protein sequence MARFRALDLKVEAKPDLTPVSDADTAVEKAIRATLARARPRDSVLGEEFGRSEAAAGPGTRHWVIDPIDGTKNYVRGVPIWATLIALMEGDTPVVGLVSAPALGRRWWAARGLGAFAGRHQHAATRIGVSQVRRLADASVCYASLNGWQANGRLPQMLDVLLGVWRSRAYGDFYGYMLLAEGALDAMAEPELSLWDMAALIPIITEAGGKVTDLDGRVCSDKSSVIATNGLLHESLLTALTPRG
- a CDS encoding antitoxin, which gives rise to MSFLDKAKEFADQHDEQVDQGLEKAGEQIDQRTGDKYSEQIDRGVNEAQKRTGAGDTQP
- a CDS encoding glycoside hydrolase family 16 protein, with the translated sequence MRKLRMLLGAAIVATTLASSLYVSSRNDNADAAVVWNEDFNGAAGTGVDTSRWNFDTGGSGFGNQELEYYTSGTGNVAMDGQGHLVITARKGSGGHNDCWNGTCQFTSGRIQTAGKFTQQYGHVEARIQVPNGSGLWPAFWMLGGNNWPTDGEIDIMEVVGRDPNRLFGTLHGPGYSGGSSYGGQLLAGAPWYQAFHNYAVDWSPNLIVWTVDGQEYFRATPDSLHAAKGNVNWVYEHPFFVILNLAVGGNFGQGNPAGLPAESRMLIDYVHVSTSTTPTTPPATTGNALRSNLNGRCIDIPGSNPVDGARLQMYDCNGTGAQKWTFNSDGTLRALGKCMDPAGGALTNGTPIQLVACNGNPVQRFTLSGAGDLVDVSANRCVDIKDNNRANGAQLQLWDCAGTANQKWVKS